In the Bos javanicus breed banteng chromosome 4, ARS-OSU_banteng_1.0, whole genome shotgun sequence genome, acaaacaaagctagtggaggtgatggaattccagttgagctatttcaaatcctgaatgatgctgtgaaagtgctgcgctcaatatgccagcaaattgggaaaactcagagtggccacaggactggaaaaggtccgttttcattccaatcccaaagaaaggcaatgccaaagaatgctcaaactaccgcacaattgcactcatctcacatgctagtaaagtaatgctcaaaattctccaagccaggcttcagcaatatgtgaaccgtgaacttccagatgttcaagctggttttaaaaaaggcagaggaaccagagatcaaattgccaacatccagtggatcatggaaaaggcaagagagttccagaaaaacatctatttctgctttattgactatgccaaagtctttgactgtgtggatcacaagaaactgtggaaaattctgaaagagaagggaataccagaccacctgacctgcctcttgagaaacctgtatgcaggtcaggaagcaccagttagaactggacatggaacaacagactgcttccaaataggaaaaggagtccgtcaaggctgtatattgtcaccctgcttatttaacttctatgcagagtacatcatgagaaatgctgggctggaagaagcacaagctggaatcaagattaccgggagaaatatcaataacctcagatatgcagatgataccaccgttatagcagaaagtgaagaactaaagcacctcttgatgaaagtgaaagaggagagtgaaaaagttggcttaaagctcaacattcagaaaatgaagatcatggcatctggtcccatcacttcatgggaaatagatggggaaagagtggaaacagtagctgactttattttggggggctccaaaatcactgcagatggtgactgcagccatgaaattaaaagatgcttactccttggaaggaaagttatgaccaacctaggcagcatattaaaaagcagagacattactttgccaacaaaagttcatctaatcaaggctatgatttttccagtggtcatgtatggatgtgagagttggagtataaagaaagctgagagttgaagaacggatgcttttgaactgtggtgttggagaagactcttgagagtcccttggactgcaaggagatccaaccagtccatcctataggagatcagtcctgggtgttcactggaaggagtgatgctgaagctgaaactccaatactttggccacctgatgcgaagagctgactcatatgaaaagaccctgatactgggaaagactgaaggcaggaggagaaggggatgacagaggatgagatggttggatggcatcactgcctcaatggatatgagtttgggtaaactccgggagttggtgatggacagggaggcctggcgtgctgcagttcatggagtcacaaagagtcggacatgactgagtgactgaactgaaatagcatAGAATGTAGGGTTTGTGGGCTTCagaaaatttatgtttattaataATCTGATTGCCATTCATCCCTAAATCTGACGTGTCCCCAGGTAAAAACTACCAATCcctatccctgctgctgctcctaaatcgcttcagttgtgtccaactctctgcaaccccatagatggcagcccaccaggctcccctgtccctgggtttctctaggcaagaacactggagtgggttgccattgatcCCTATCCCTAATTCTTCGTAAATCTGAAAGCTGCCCTGGTCTCAACTAAGGGTCTGGAGACTCCAGGACTGGTCAGGGAGCTGATGGACTTCATTCACCACTTTATGCTTGATATTTGATTATCCTGAATTCTTAATTAAAGCTAATAATCCAATATGTTATTATTTCCTTCAATTCctacttattttatttgtatatacattataaaattaaaaaattgataatGATGCTTGCTCTCTAGCAGGAGGGTCCTGTGAAATCTCAGAGATGTGAAATCTTGGGGTGGCCATTTGAGACTGGAATTCCAGAGACCATGCAGAGACAAACTAAGTGTATTTCCCATTCTTCCAGGTtaattttttcttcagaaaagtcCTTTTTTGAGTTGAGGTTTTCACTTTAggtctaaaaataatttatattctcactcctttttttttttctttttaaaattaaaagatctaAGCAGATCAATGCCCAGAACTAGACAATCTTCCAATTTTTATATCCTTTAGCATGCTGCTATCACCTAAGTTTTGTTCAGGCgataaatattcattttagtaTTAAGCACATGGCAACAGTGTATCTTATTGAGAAAGTACACCTTCTAAAATAAATCATGCTATATTATAAAGCTAAATAATTTAGAGTTTCCTGCATTCTCTCTGTAGTTATTCCTCTCCAATAACTACTGCAACGGAATGGAGAGAAGCTTGTATTAATAACAAAGTAGCTTCATCTGTTAAAAGCTTTATTCTACAAACATGAGTGCCTCCTGTGTTGTTCTAGTGTTGAAAATAGTACAGAAAAGCAGCAGAcaaaatccctgccctcatggagtttacattctagtcCTTGAGGCCAAGGTAACACACAATACAGTGAACTGCTTATTATGACAACCCTCTTCAGTAGAGAACTGTTGCAACTACATTCAAAGAAGCATTGTTTTTAAGCTAAATGATCTATTAGACTGCATAGTGATTCAACATCTTATTCTCAGATATAAGGAGGGTCCATGCTGACCCTcacagaaaatgagaaatgttAAAACACAAGTCAGTCACTCAAATATTTCCTAAGTGCAGACATTGAGGGTATGGAAATAGAGGGAAGCTCTATGCTCCAGCTATTTACAGTCTGGTGGAAGAGACAGAGGTGTGATATTGACAATCACACATGTGGGTAAGTACACAAAGAACCCCAAGGGAACAGAGACATCCTGCCTAGCCAGAGAGAAAGGGGTAGAACAAGGGTAGGGAATCAGGAAAGGTGTTCTGAAAAAGTTAAGCTTAAACTGAGTCTGGAGGAGTGTGCATGCATAATCAGGTCAAACAGGAAGGGGATCCTCTGGCAACCCAGTGGTTAATACCTGGTGATTTTActggcaggggcctgggtttgatccctggtcagggaactaagatcccacaagccacgtggcacagccaaaaataaataaaaacagaataggAAGATATATCAGACAAAGGAATGAGTGTTAGCAGAAGACAAAGAACAGTATAAACTACGAAATGCAGGTAGCTTGGGAAATGATATGATTTGGGTTAGATAACTagtagggaagcctggcctgctgcagtccacaggatcacaaagagttggactcgactgaacaACTAGTAAAAGTGGCTGGATAGGTAAGAAGGGGCTGGATCTATCAAGTAAAGGCTTAATGATCAGGTTTTCATTTTAGAAGGATTATCTTCCATCATTATGGAAGGTAGCTTTGAACAAGAAGAATGTTAGTGGGGAGGCCAAATTTGAGGTTGCTATAATAATCaatatgacaaaaaataaagCTCTGAAGTGGAATAGTTGTAACTGTGAGAACCTGAGATACattgatgagaagagttgatagAAAATGATGGCTGATGGATTATATCTGAGGGCAATGGGTAAATGTTGAAAATTGGCACTGACACCAAAACTTCTTAACcttattttcatattaataatATCATACTTCTAgaactatataaatatatcattatattCCTCAGCCAGGAGTCTCCTCTAGTTGATAGTTCAGGGAGATCTTTAGTACTTATTTACCTGTATATAAAGTAAACATCTATCCTTTTAATATTCCTGGATTATAAGTTTTACCATATATGGTCAACTCTTTATCTATCTCTGGGCCATCATGCAATAGAAGCTCTGTGTAAGCATGGTCgattttatacatatacacatatgtgtgtgtctctgtgtgtgtatacacatacatatatgtacttCCACATGAAATATTTGAATGTTTGGCTTATGCAAATAAACACGCAAGTCAAATTTTGTTCTGAAATTTTGtttcacatatatattaattCAGTGAGGGTTTAAGAAAGGGCACTGTACAATCTCCAGGTAGCAAAAACAAAGCCACAGTGCATGATCTGGTAACATGAACAGAAATTTATAAACATTCAAATAGAGCTAAGGCATATGAACAGTCTCTAAAAACCTTAATTTAAGTGAAAGCTCATCTGTATGATGAGAATCAATCAATCTTACTCCCATTAAGGAATTTTTTTGGTGGAGATTTGGTTATCAAGTAGCACTTTATAGTATAAACTGCATATACAGAGTCTTGAGGTGGTTCATCCTATTCAACGCACGTACTGTTTTTGAATTACCGGATTTTAACACCGTATGGTAGAGTTCACCTGTTTCCTATTTGAGAGTAgtactttctgtttctcctttgtaaGAGACCTAAATAAAGCAGGTCAAGGCTACTGAATCCCAAGGTGTCTCTTACCTCAGCATGGTTCTTCACATAACAGGGTTTGCACACAGGCTTGTCATTGACCATCACGTATATTTCCCCAGCTAGGATGTTGTCACAGTCAAAGCAGCAGAAGTGTTTCAGATGCCAGTTTTGGTTTTCTGCCTGGGTATACTCGTTACTGAATATCAGCTAGGAAGAGGATAAAAATAAGATCAatcatgttttttcctttttgcttcaaATGACCAAGCTAGGTTCTTTAGACAACAGATTTAGATCCACAAGGAACATCAGTCTACTTTCAGGGGCTTGAAGTCTGAGGATAACCTAAAGTTTGAACTTGGATGATTACTTGGTTTAGTTCAAATCAATGTTTTAGGTATCTGGACAGTCTTCATTTGTCAACACAATAAACATGGGCATTCAGAATGACTGAAATGTTTTTTTCATTCAACTTCGTTGGATGTAAATAAAGCACACGATACTGGCTTAATTCATTCTGCTCTCTCGCTAAGGGAGGCCTGGTTAGCATGGTGAGGGAACCACAGGAAGACGCAAAAGGGAGCCTGTATGCGGGTGGCCCTAAAGAACATACCTCATCACAGCCAGCACACCGGGGTTTCTCACTGTCACAGTAATGTCTGCCACAGTACAGCTTGCCATTCTTCCAGAAATAAATCATGTCGACCAGGAGTTCATGGCAGGTACTGCAGACGAAACAAGCTGGGTGCCACAGTTTATCGTATCCGGCCCTTTCAGCATAGATGGCTGGGTCTCCCTCCTTCATACTCAGTTTGCAGCAGTAGCAGGACTGAAAGGGAAACCAGCCAAAACAATCTAGTCATCCAAAACCGGTGCTTCTCATCAACAGTTCCAGAAGGAATTCACAGAAACCACTTCCAAGAGAAATAATTTCTACTGAAATTAGTAATTTGTCCATATAGGCAGTATGGTGTTAGTATATGTGAAAAGGAATCTCTTGGCTTTCTCTAGGTTCTCCAAATGTAATTCTTGCATCCAGTATGTAACAGAGCACTGTTTACTGAATCAAAGTTGCTTATGGAAAAAGGCTAATAGTAATTTTCACTTCAGTTTTAAGTAGTTCTCTCAAAAATGATTACCTTAAAActtattctatcatttttttttttttctgttttgttttaatacagGACTAAGCCTGGTTGGTTGACATGCTAACAGGATCTATGAGAAATACATAACAGTAAGTTTAGTTCTTATTTTTGGTTCGTCTGTGTTACAATTTTCTTCTACTTTCAAGGCATAAAAATGACTTCAATTTCCCTGTCTtaggagacatttttaaaaagtatgattgACTATATATCCACatgtttaagtttgaattttatgCATGTTCACACGAGCAAAACCGAATTAACCTAagcatatattattattatttatgggAAGAGAGAAACAATTAACACCAAAATTATGTTTAGAAACAGATTCTAGATGGTATGTTTTATTCCAGCATGACACCATGTTAACTGCTGTGTACACATAACACTTGTAATTATCTTTGGCAACAGATAATCAGAAAACTTGGCTTTAGACCAAGGTTTCAAACATGATACATGATAATTCTCTAAAATAAGCCTAAACTGAAATTATAACTCAATTTACTTCCCTCATCTACTCCCTTCTGGAAACAGAGGAATGCAACTTCCCCCACCAGTCTCCCacaattcaaagaaatggaatgaACCTGTAAAATATACCAAATGGGCTAACGTCATGACTGCTTTACTTACATACTGAGTTCTTTTGTGTTCCGCTGATTTGTCCTCCATGGCCCCTACTGCTGTCGTGGTGCTTCTGTCCCCTCCAGGAATGTACATTTTGTTGGGGCCTTGAGTGTTCATGTCACGGGGGAGTTTGACATCTCCTACTCCCAGAGCCTCATTCTTGTATTTCTTCACAAACTGCTCCATCTCCTTCACCTCTTTGGGAGATAACTCGTGGCATTTTGAAGGGTCCTGGTCATGGGCAGGGAGTTGCTTTGCCAACTGCTTCTTCCGGTACTGTGCTCCCTCTGAGCCTGCCACCGGCTGCTTCTCTTTGGGCAGCATTTGCATGTACTGCCTGGCCTAGACCACAAAGGAGACCAGTGTTAACTGGGAGATGCCTTGGCCATCAGACAAACGATACTATATAACACTCATTGGAATCAAATTACTGAATAATTCAGTTTTATCCATTAATAACAACTGATCTTCATAATACAAGTTATCTTGAgatgttaatatattaaaaaacattaaaaatgatgcAATAAATAGATTTAGTCAGTAAATATGAACACATTTTTTCATgaaagcaaagtttttttttcactttgtaaagACTTGGGTTACTAATGTTTGTTTGTGCTaaaattactttgctatacacctgaaactaacacaacattgtaaatcaactatactccaataaaattcataaaaaaaacaaagccccccaaacaaacaaaaatactactGTATAActgcaaaagaaaacaattttttaagctACATGTTCAGAATGGCCTAAGGATCATCAGTATCCTATAAGAAAATGATATCACAAGATTCATTCTCATGATTTAACTAACCCTCTTAAAAGATTTCCAAATGTCTCATCTAGTTATTATATTAGTGGAATGAGCTTGAcacaaaattgcttttttttttgccttatatAGTAAAAGAAATATAGTGTTG is a window encoding:
- the TES gene encoding testin isoform X1, which encodes MDLEAKVKKMGLGHEQGFGAPCLKCKEKCEGFELHFWRKICRNCKCGQEEHDVLLSNEEDRKVGKLFEDTKYTTLIAKLKSDGIPMYKRNVMILTNPVAAKKNVSINTVTYEWAPPVQNQALARQYMQMLPKEKQPVAGSEGAQYRKKQLAKQLPAHDQDPSKCHELSPKEVKEMEQFVKKYKNEALGVGDVKLPRDMNTQGPNKMYIPGGDRSTTTAVGAMEDKSAEHKRTQYSCYCCKLSMKEGDPAIYAERAGYDKLWHPACFVCSTCHELLVDMIYFWKNGKLYCGRHYCDSEKPRCAGCDELIFSNEYTQAENQNWHLKHFCCFDCDNILAGEIYVMVNDKPVCKPCYVKNHAEVCQGCHNAIDPEVQRVTYNNFSWHASTECFLCSCCSKCLIGQKFMPVEGMVFCSVECKKMMS
- the TES gene encoding testin isoform X2 codes for the protein MGLGHEQGFGAPCLKCKEKCEGFELHFWRKICRNCKCGQEEHDVLLSNEEDRKVGKLFEDTKYTTLIAKLKSDGIPMYKRNVMILTNPVAAKKNVSINTVTYEWAPPVQNQALARQYMQMLPKEKQPVAGSEGAQYRKKQLAKQLPAHDQDPSKCHELSPKEVKEMEQFVKKYKNEALGVGDVKLPRDMNTQGPNKMYIPGGDRSTTTAVGAMEDKSAEHKRTQYSCYCCKLSMKEGDPAIYAERAGYDKLWHPACFVCSTCHELLVDMIYFWKNGKLYCGRHYCDSEKPRCAGCDELIFSNEYTQAENQNWHLKHFCCFDCDNILAGEIYVMVNDKPVCKPCYVKNHAEVCQGCHNAIDPEVQRVTYNNFSWHASTECFLCSCCSKCLIGQKFMPVEGMVFCSVECKKMMS